A single region of the Drosophila miranda strain MSH22 chromosome 2, D.miranda_PacBio2.1, whole genome shotgun sequence genome encodes:
- the LOC108157824 gene encoding glutamate receptor ionotropic, kainate 2 isoform X1 yields MRNRMWRSGAGFRFTVCLFQFLLVVDDSRSERTNVGLIYENTEPDLEKIFHLAISKANEENEEMQLHGVAVAIEPGNSFETSKKLCRMLRQNLVAVFGPTTNLAGRHAMSICDAKELPFLDTRWDFDAQLPTINLHPHPTTLGVALKDMVLALGWESFTIVYESGEYLATVKELLQMYGTAGPTITVRRYELDLNGNYRNVLRRIRNADDFSLVVVGSMGTLPEFFKQAQQVGLVTSDYRYMIGNLDWHTMDVEPFQHAGTNITGLRLVSPDNEQVQDVAKALYESEEPFQNVSCPLTNSMALVYDGVQLLAETYKHVNFRPVPLSCGDDSAWDKGYTLVNYMKSLTLNGLTGPIRFDYEGLRTDFQLEVIELAVSGMQKIGQWSGEDGFQANRPAPAHSLEPDMRSLVNKSFVVVTAISEPYGMLKETSEKLEGNDQFEGFGIELIDELSKKLGFSYTFRLQPDNKYGGLDPKTGEWNGMLREIIDNRADMGITDLTMTSERESGVDFTIPFMSLGIGILFRKPMKEPPKLFSFMSPFSGDVWLWLGLAYMGVSISMFVLGRLSPAEWDNPYPCIEEPTELENQFSFPNCLWFSVGALLQQGSELAPKAYSTRAVAASWWFFTLILVSSYTANLAAFLTVESLVTPINDVDDLSKNKGGVNYGAKNGGSTFTFFKESNYPTYQKMYQFLTDNPQYMTNSNQEGVDRVENSNYAFLMESTTIEYITERRCTLTQVGALLDEKGYGIAMRKNWPYRDILSQAILEMQEQGLLTKMKTKWWKEKRGGGACSDSDDDAGAVALEISNLGGVFLVMGVGSFFGIFVSLLEMVLGVKERSDENKVNFKTELIDEIRFIIQCSGNTKAVKYPKNSSRSIASSKSKGSSISVDSLPEDPSEGEATDKHPNHAKK; encoded by the exons ATGCGAAATAGGATGTGGCGGTCAGGCGCAGGATTCCGCTTCACAGTGTGTTTGTTTCAGTTTTTGTTGGTCGTCGACGACAGCCGGTCAGAGCGGACAAATGTCG GTCTCATCTACGAGAACACCGAACCCGATCTAGAGAAGATCTTCCATCTGGCCATAAGCAAGGCGAACGAGGAGAATGAGGAGATGCAGCTGCACGGCGTGGCCGTGGCCATTGAGCCGGGCAACTCCTTCGAGACCTCCAAGAAGCTGTGCAGAATGCTTAGG CAAAATCTTGTGGCCGTCTTTGGACCCACCACCAATTTGGCCGGCCGTCACGCCATGAGCATCTGCGATGCCAAGGAGCTGCCGTTTCTGGACACGCGCTGGGACTTCGATGCCCAGCTTCCGACCATAAACCTGCATCCGCACCCGACGACTCTGGGTGTGGCCCTCAAGGACATGGTGCTGGCCTTGGGCTGGGAGAGCTTCACGATTGTCTACGAGTCGGGCGAGTATCTGGCCACCGTGAAGGAGCTGCTGCAGATGTACGGTACGGCCGGACCCACCATCACCGTACGCCGCTACGAGCTGGACCTCAACGGGAACTACCGCAATGTCCTGcggcgtatacgcaatgcGGACGATTTCTCACTCGTCGTGGTCGGGTCGATGGGCACGCTGCCCGAGTTCTTCAAGCAGGCCCAGCAGGTGGGTCTGGTGACCAGCGACTATCGCTATATGATTGGAAACCTGGACTGGCACACCATGGACGTGGAGCCCTTTCAGCATGCCGGCACCAACATCACGGGTCTGCGACTGGTCTCCCCCGACAACGAGCAGGTGCAGGATGTCGCCAAGGCCCTCTACGAGAGCGAGGAGCCATTTCAGAACG TGTCGTGCCCTCTGACCAACAGCATGGCCCTGGTCTACGATGGCGTCCAGCTGCTGGCCGAGACCTACAAGCATGTGAACTTCCGGCCCGTGCCCCTGAGCTGTGGCGATGACAGCGCCTGGGATAAGGGCTACACGCTTGTCAACTACATGAAGTCG CTAACGCTGAACGGCCTCACGGGTCCCATTCGCTTTGACTACGAGGGACTGCGCACAGATTTCCAGCTGGAGGTCATCGAGCTGGCAGTGTCGGGCATGCAGAAAATTGGCCAGTGGAGCGGCGAGGATGGCTTCCAGGCAAATCGTCCGGCTCCGGCGCACTCCTTAGAGCCGGATATGCGTTCGCTGGTGAACAAAAGCTTCGTCGTCGTCACGGCTATT AGCGAACCCTATGGCATGCTGAAGGAGACCTCCGAGAAGCTAGAGGGCAACGATCAGTTCGAAGGCTTTGGTATCGAGCTCATCGATGAGCTCTCCAAGAAGCTTGGCTTCAGCTACACCTTCCGCCTCCAGCCGGACAACAAATATGGTGGCCTGGACCCCAAGACGGGTGAATGGAATGGCATGCTCCGGGAAATAATCGACAAT CGCGCTGACATGGGCATTACCGACCTGACCATGACATCAGAGCGGGAGAGCGGAGTCGACTTCACCATACCCTTCATGAGTCTGG GAATCGGAATTTTGTTTCGCAAGCCAATGAAGGAGCCACCCAAGCTATTCTCCTTCATGTCGCCCTTTTCGGGCGatgtctggctctggctgggcTTGGCCTATATGGGTGTGTCCATAAGCATGTTCGTGCTGGGCCGTCTGTCGCCGGCGGAATGGGACAATCCGTATCCCTGCATTGAGGAGCCCACGGAGCTGGAGAATCAGTTCAGTTTCCCCAATTGCCTGTGGTTCTCGGTGGGCGCCCTGCTCCAGCAGGGGTCCGAACTGGCGCCCAA GGCGTATTCAACTCGAGCTGTGGCCGCATCATGGTGGTTCTTTACACTGATTCTGGTCTCATCGTACACGGCCAATCTGGCAGCATTTCTCACAGTGGAATCCTTGGTGACGCCAATTAATGACGTTGACGATTTGTCTAAGAACAAGGGCGGCGTGAACTATGGTGCCAAGAATGGCGGCAGCACCTTTACCTTCTTTAAG GAGTCCAACTATCCAACGTATCAGAAGATGTACCAGTTCTTGACAGATAATCCTCAGTATATGACGAACTCTAATCAGGAGGGCGTCGATCGTGTCGAAAACAGCAACTATGCCTTCCTCATGGAGTCCACCACGATCGAGTACATCACTGAGCGGCGCTGTACTTTGACCCAGGTGGGAGCGCTGCTGGACGAGAAGGGCTATGGAATAGCCATGCGGAAGA ACTGGCCATATCGCGACATTCTCAGCCAGGCCATTCTAGAGATGCAGGAGCAAGGACTGCTGACCAAAATGAAGACAAAGTGGTGGAAGGAGAAGCGCGGCGGGGGAGCCTGTTCG GATTCGGACGACGATGCCGGCGCCGTGGCCTTGGAGATTAGCAATCTGGGTGGCGTCTTTCTGGTGATGGGAGTGGGCTCCTTCTTTGGCATCTTTGTCTCCCTGCTGGAGATGGTGCTCGGTGTGAAAGAGCGCAGCGACGAGAACAAG GTGAATTTCAAGACCGAACTGATCGATGAGATTCGTTTCATAATACAATGCTCGGGCAATACCAAGGCGGTGAAGTACCCGAAGAACTCTTCGCGCTCGATAGCCAGCTCAAAGTCAAAGGGCTCTTCAATATCCGTGGACTCGCTGCCCGAGGATCCATCAGAGGGTGAGGCAACAGACAAACATCCAAATCATGCCAAGAAGTAA
- the LOC108157662 gene encoding BTB/POZ domain-containing protein KCTD12 produces MSEIIELNVGGVSYTTTLATLLQDKTSLLHELFGEGRESLAKDSKGRYFLDRDGVLFRYILDYLRDKALHLPEGFRERQRLQREAEHFKLTAMLDCIRGERDARPPGCITIGYRGSFQFGKDGLADVKFRKLSRILVCGRVAQCREIFGDTLNESRDPDHGGPDRYTSRFFLKHCFIEQAFDNLHDHGYRLAGSCGSGTAGSAAEPKPGVDTEENRWNHYNEFVFIRD; encoded by the coding sequence ATGTCCGAAATCATTGAGCTAAATGTTGGCGGTGTCAGCTACACGACCACGCTGGCCACTCTGCTGCAGGACAAGACATCGCTGCTGCACGAACTCTTTGGCGAGGGACGCGAATCGCTGGCCAAAGACAGCAAGGGTCGCTACTTCCTCGACCGCGACGGGGTCCTCTTCCGCTACATCCTGGACTACCTGCGCGATAAGGCGCTGCATCTGCCAGAGGGCTTCCGCGAGCGTCAGCGCCTGCAGCGCGAGGCGGAGCACTTCAAGCTCACCGCCATGCTCGACTGCATACGCGGGGAGCGGGACGCCCGTCCGCCCGGCTGCATCACCATTGGCTACCGGGGCAGCTTTCAGTTCGGCAAGGACGGGCTGGCTGATGTCAAGTTCCGCAAGCTGTCCCGCATCCTGGTCTGCGGCCGTGTGGCCCAGTGCCGCGAGATCTTCGGCGACACGCTGAACGAGTCACGGGATCCGGACCACGGCGGTCCTGACCGCTACACCTCGCGCTTCTTCCTGAAGCACTGCTTTATCGAGCAGGCCTTCGACAATCTGCACGATCACGGTTATCGTCTGGCCGGCAGCTGTGGCTCGGGGACGGCTGGCTCGGCCGCGGAGCCCAAGCCGGGCGTGGACACGGAGGAGAACCGCTGGAACCACTACAATGAGTTTGTCTTCATTCGGGATTAA
- the LOC108153946 gene encoding protein Turandot X, which yields MRVPAFQFSCVLSLIVCLLCSVKAQKDDQYDTERSRILEIYNNPAVDEFTKERNIPKLIEFYRRYPARFQLPDADKRQWDEFVARYTESQTKLVDGLPAQGGWVGSVLSSTVGNLIAKFIFSLIRHDPTTPKPIGAH from the coding sequence ATGAGGGTTCCGGCGTTCCAATTTAGTTGTGTGTTGAGCCTGATCGTGTGTCTGTTGTGCTCAGTCAAGGCACAAAAGGACGATCAATACGACACCGAAAGGAGCAGGATACTCGAAATATATAATAATCCGGCAGTAGATGAATTTACGAAGGAAAGGAATATTCCAAAACTAATTGAATTTTATAGGCGCTATCCCGCTCGCTTTCAGCTGCCCGATGCCGATAAGAGACAATGGGATGAGTTCGTTGCCAGATATACTGAGTCCCAGACTAAGTTGGTGGATGGACTTCCGGCTCAAGGAGGATGGGTTGGATCCGTTCTGTCCAGTACGGTCGGCAACTTGATAGCCAAGTTCATCTTTAGTCTCATCAGACACGATCCAACGACACCTAAGCCAATTGGGGCACactaa
- the LOC108154588 gene encoding protein Turandot B1-like, producing the protein MPTSSITLVFLSLLFLCLLYTGYTDNNLDEDKRKLFEIYNSSHDDLTKINNIPELVKIYERISYTLSPELRESLDRLIDENTATDHDTILVDGMPRQGGKKKIKFIVPKLLTEPAKDVASGFFNSLGAGLYDFFFGSKKEE; encoded by the exons ATGCCCACTTCTTCCATAACTTTAGT GTTTCTTTCGTTGCTCTTCCTATGTCTCTTATACACTGGGTATACGGACAATAATCTGGATGAGGATAAGCGCAAATTATTTGAAATTTACAATAGCTCCCATGATGATTTGACTAAGATCAATAATATCCCAGAATTAGTCAAGATATATGAGCGCATTTCTTACACCTTATCTCCGGAACTAAGGGAATCACTTGACAGGCTTATCGATGAAAATACAGCTACGGATCATGATACTATATTAGTGGATGGCATGCCTAGACAAggcggcaaaaaaaaaataaagtttATAGTTCCAAAGCTCTTGACTGAGCCTGCAAAAGACGTAGCAAGTGGATTCTTTAATAGCCTTGGAGCGGGTTTGTATGACTTCTTCTTTGGGAGTAAGAAAGAAGAGTAA
- the LOC108157824 gene encoding glutamate receptor ionotropic, kainate 2 isoform X2, whose amino-acid sequence MRNRMWRSGAGFRFTVCLFQFLLVVDDSRSERTNVGLIYENTEPDLEKIFHLAISKANEENEEMQLHGVAVAIEPGNSFETSKKLCRMLRQNLVAVFGPTTNLAGRHAMSICDAKELPFLDTRWDFDAQLPTINLHPHPTTLGVALKDMVLALGWESFTIVYESGEYLATVKELLQMYGTAGPTITVRRYELDLNGNYRNVLRRIRNADDFSLVVVGSMGTLPEFFKQAQQVGLVTSDYRYMIGNLDWHTMDVEPFQHAGTNITGLRLVSPDNEQVQDVAKALYESEEPFQNVSCPLTNSMALVYDGVQLLAETYKHVNFRPVPLSCGDDSAWDKGYTLVNYMKSLTLNGLTGPIRFDYEGLRTDFQLEVIELAVSGMQKIGQWSGEDGFQANRPAPAHSLEPDMRSLVNKSFVVVTAISEPYGMLKETSEKLEGNDQFEGFGIELIDELSKKLGFSYTFRLQPDNKYGGLDPKTGEWNGMLREIIDNRADMGITDLTMTSERESGVDFTIPFMSLGIGILFRKPMKEPPKLFSFMSPFSGDVWLWLGLAYMGVSISMFVLGRLSPAEWDNPYPCIEEPTELENQFSFPNCLWFSVGALLQQGSELAPKAYSTRAVAASWWFFTLILVSSYTANLAAFLTVESLVTPINDVDDLSKNKGGVNYGAKNGGSTFTFFKESNYPTYQKMYQFLTDNPQYMTNSNQEGVDRVENSNYAFLMESTTIEYITERRCTLTQVGALLDEKGYGIAMRKNWPYRDILSQAILEMQEQGLLTKMKTKWWKEKRGGGACSEEADSDASSLGFANLGGVYLVMFVGSCFGSVYGLVNCVVSIYWSARENKVNFKTELIDEIRFIIQCSGNTKAVKYPKNSSRSIASSKSKGSSISVDSLPEDPSEGEATDKHPNHAKK is encoded by the exons ATGCGAAATAGGATGTGGCGGTCAGGCGCAGGATTCCGCTTCACAGTGTGTTTGTTTCAGTTTTTGTTGGTCGTCGACGACAGCCGGTCAGAGCGGACAAATGTCG GTCTCATCTACGAGAACACCGAACCCGATCTAGAGAAGATCTTCCATCTGGCCATAAGCAAGGCGAACGAGGAGAATGAGGAGATGCAGCTGCACGGCGTGGCCGTGGCCATTGAGCCGGGCAACTCCTTCGAGACCTCCAAGAAGCTGTGCAGAATGCTTAGG CAAAATCTTGTGGCCGTCTTTGGACCCACCACCAATTTGGCCGGCCGTCACGCCATGAGCATCTGCGATGCCAAGGAGCTGCCGTTTCTGGACACGCGCTGGGACTTCGATGCCCAGCTTCCGACCATAAACCTGCATCCGCACCCGACGACTCTGGGTGTGGCCCTCAAGGACATGGTGCTGGCCTTGGGCTGGGAGAGCTTCACGATTGTCTACGAGTCGGGCGAGTATCTGGCCACCGTGAAGGAGCTGCTGCAGATGTACGGTACGGCCGGACCCACCATCACCGTACGCCGCTACGAGCTGGACCTCAACGGGAACTACCGCAATGTCCTGcggcgtatacgcaatgcGGACGATTTCTCACTCGTCGTGGTCGGGTCGATGGGCACGCTGCCCGAGTTCTTCAAGCAGGCCCAGCAGGTGGGTCTGGTGACCAGCGACTATCGCTATATGATTGGAAACCTGGACTGGCACACCATGGACGTGGAGCCCTTTCAGCATGCCGGCACCAACATCACGGGTCTGCGACTGGTCTCCCCCGACAACGAGCAGGTGCAGGATGTCGCCAAGGCCCTCTACGAGAGCGAGGAGCCATTTCAGAACG TGTCGTGCCCTCTGACCAACAGCATGGCCCTGGTCTACGATGGCGTCCAGCTGCTGGCCGAGACCTACAAGCATGTGAACTTCCGGCCCGTGCCCCTGAGCTGTGGCGATGACAGCGCCTGGGATAAGGGCTACACGCTTGTCAACTACATGAAGTCG CTAACGCTGAACGGCCTCACGGGTCCCATTCGCTTTGACTACGAGGGACTGCGCACAGATTTCCAGCTGGAGGTCATCGAGCTGGCAGTGTCGGGCATGCAGAAAATTGGCCAGTGGAGCGGCGAGGATGGCTTCCAGGCAAATCGTCCGGCTCCGGCGCACTCCTTAGAGCCGGATATGCGTTCGCTGGTGAACAAAAGCTTCGTCGTCGTCACGGCTATT AGCGAACCCTATGGCATGCTGAAGGAGACCTCCGAGAAGCTAGAGGGCAACGATCAGTTCGAAGGCTTTGGTATCGAGCTCATCGATGAGCTCTCCAAGAAGCTTGGCTTCAGCTACACCTTCCGCCTCCAGCCGGACAACAAATATGGTGGCCTGGACCCCAAGACGGGTGAATGGAATGGCATGCTCCGGGAAATAATCGACAAT CGCGCTGACATGGGCATTACCGACCTGACCATGACATCAGAGCGGGAGAGCGGAGTCGACTTCACCATACCCTTCATGAGTCTGG GAATCGGAATTTTGTTTCGCAAGCCAATGAAGGAGCCACCCAAGCTATTCTCCTTCATGTCGCCCTTTTCGGGCGatgtctggctctggctgggcTTGGCCTATATGGGTGTGTCCATAAGCATGTTCGTGCTGGGCCGTCTGTCGCCGGCGGAATGGGACAATCCGTATCCCTGCATTGAGGAGCCCACGGAGCTGGAGAATCAGTTCAGTTTCCCCAATTGCCTGTGGTTCTCGGTGGGCGCCCTGCTCCAGCAGGGGTCCGAACTGGCGCCCAA GGCGTATTCAACTCGAGCTGTGGCCGCATCATGGTGGTTCTTTACACTGATTCTGGTCTCATCGTACACGGCCAATCTGGCAGCATTTCTCACAGTGGAATCCTTGGTGACGCCAATTAATGACGTTGACGATTTGTCTAAGAACAAGGGCGGCGTGAACTATGGTGCCAAGAATGGCGGCAGCACCTTTACCTTCTTTAAG GAGTCCAACTATCCAACGTATCAGAAGATGTACCAGTTCTTGACAGATAATCCTCAGTATATGACGAACTCTAATCAGGAGGGCGTCGATCGTGTCGAAAACAGCAACTATGCCTTCCTCATGGAGTCCACCACGATCGAGTACATCACTGAGCGGCGCTGTACTTTGACCCAGGTGGGAGCGCTGCTGGACGAGAAGGGCTATGGAATAGCCATGCGGAAGA ACTGGCCATATCGCGACATTCTCAGCCAGGCCATTCTAGAGATGCAGGAGCAAGGACTGCTGACCAAAATGAAGACAAAGTGGTGGAAGGAGAAGCGCGGCGGGGGAGCCTGTTCG GAGGAAGCCGATTCGGATGCCTCCTCGCTGGGCTTTGCCAATTTGGGCGGCGTCTATCTGGTCATGTTCGTGGGCAGCTGCTTTGGCAGCGTTTACGGCCTGGTTAACTGCGTGGTCAGCATCTACTGGAGTGCGCGGGAGAACAAG GTGAATTTCAAGACCGAACTGATCGATGAGATTCGTTTCATAATACAATGCTCGGGCAATACCAAGGCGGTGAAGTACCCGAAGAACTCTTCGCGCTCGATAGCCAGCTCAAAGTCAAAGGGCTCTTCAATATCCGTGGACTCGCTGCCCGAGGATCCATCAGAGGGTGAGGCAACAGACAAACATCCAAATCATGCCAAGAAGTAA
- the LOC108154399 gene encoding protein Turandot E-like, producing the protein MANAIHLVSLMAVLACLVSNGCAQYDEQEKRRLVDIYTNPDVDQGTKETNLGSLAKFYEDYSNSLQLPEDQKQRINELLEKHRRMNSSEVLIDGVPANGGWISSLLRQFLVEGAIKAVGAAVEHARSSSKGLEINREVAIFGLVFVVASYMFRTKSM; encoded by the exons ATGGCCAACGCAATCCACCTAGT TTCCCTGATGGCTGTACTTGCATGCCTGGTGTCCAATGGTTGCGCTCAGTATGATGAGCAAGAGAAACGTCGTTTGGTTGATATCTACACTAATCCTGATGTGGACCAAGGCACAAAGGAGACCAATCTGGGGAGCCTTGCTAAGTTCTATGAGGACTATTCCAATAGTCTTCAACTGCCCGAAGATCAAAAGCAGCGCATCAATGAACTTTTGGAGAAGCACAGACGTATGAATAGTTCTGAAGTGCTCATCGATGGAGTTCCAGCTAACGGTGGCTGGATATCGTCTCTTCTTAGGCAGTTTTTGGTGGAGGGAGCCATTAAAGCAGTGGGCGCAGCGGTCGAACATGCCAGGTCGTCCTCAAAGGGACTGGAAATCAACCGAGAGGTAGCCATTTTCGGTCTGGTTTTTGTCGTCGCCAGCTATATGTTCAGGACTAAATCAATGTAA